Proteins encoded within one genomic window of Haladaptatus sp. QDMS2:
- the gltB gene encoding glutamate synthase large subunit, producing the protein MANLSPDSRESPVRGLADPMDARANCGVGVVMDLDGGVSHSVVADGVELLVNLEHRGTTGAEEDTGDGAGIMLQIPHDFFAAEIDADLGAPRTYAVGSLFLPQNDDARDAVTAVVEDALADQHLDVLAWRDVPTDNAALGQTALDAEPHIAQVFVKPAADVDVTAFDRRLYVAHRTVEKAVEAADIENSDRFYLCSLDRKTLVYKGLLKADQLAGYFPDLTDDRVASNFVLVHARFSTNTLGAWHLAHPYRRMIHNGEINTIRGNINWMRARETDLASDVLGDDLDDIRPIIADENQSDTASVDNVLDLLLAEGKSLPHALRMLIPEAWRNVDIADDRRDWYDFHASLMEPWDGPALVAATDGDRVGAVLDRNGLRPCRYDITSDGRLIMASEVGALETDPANIEERGRLQPGQLFLADPEQGRVVPDDDVFADLVDPKYGQWVADQQVRLTDLNVADADATVPENLRNRQALFGYTYDELDNLLEPMARKGKDPVGSMGDDTPLSVLSDYNRPLFSYFKQLFAQVTNPPLDYIREELVTSLETRLGHQRNLLAESPEHANQLVCDSPIFRTEELDSIRGLNTLSVTTLDATYDPDEGLEAGVEAIREGATKAAAAHDIVVLSDRDAGPDRAPIPSLLLTGAVHHHLVRNGLRNHCGLVIESGDPREVHHMATLVGYGADAINPYLAFETIADLVAGPDGADPVAAVDAYVGALEDGLLKIMAKMGISTVESYQGAQIFEAVGLDSDFVAEYFEGTENRTEGIGIEEIEGDLLERHATAFAEDANLKRVGEYEHRSSGIFHGWNPQSVGTLQQSVRSGDYSRYKEFAAQMNDQNEQLQTLRGLLEFDDSRDSIPIEEVESIESIVKRFSTAAMSLGSLSPEAHENNSIAMNRLGAKSNTGEGGEPPERFGTEKECNVKQVASGRFGVTSHYLSSADELQIKMAQGSKPGEGGHLPGQKVNDMIAHVRYATPGVGLISPPPLHDIYSIEDLKQLIHDLKVANENADINVKLVSEAGIGTIAAGVAKANADVVHISGHSGGTGASPRTSIKNAGLPWELGLAEANQMLCQTGLRSRIRVTADGGLKTGRDVAVAALLGAEEYVFGTASLVTSGCVMARQCHKNTCPVGVATQDENLRRRFPGEPQHVINYMTFIAEELREIMADLGFRTVEEMVGRVEALEQRTDVSQEKAKKVDLSAVLAPLAGEARTKTEEQNHDLDSQLDHALIEQAMPALQRREPVAIESGITNVDRAVGAMLSNRISTKFGGDGLADDTIAIDFEGTAGQSFGAFLASGVTMHLTGIANDYVGKGLSGGKIAVQTPPTASYAADENVLIGNVAFYGATEGEAYINGIAGERFCVRNSGVKAVVEGVGDHGCEYMTGGVAVVLGETGKNFAAGMSGGVAYVFDENDTLAGKANTGMVSLERDLAERDRRMLKRLVENHAAYTGSERAKRLLENWDAALTSFVKVMPDAYAEVIGERDTEDVRTELPQSATEFTEAPAGNGFALSDD; encoded by the coding sequence ATGGCTAACCTTTCACCTGACAGCCGTGAGTCCCCTGTCCGGGGTCTCGCGGACCCGATGGACGCCCGGGCAAACTGTGGCGTCGGCGTCGTCATGGACTTAGACGGCGGCGTCTCCCACTCCGTCGTGGCCGATGGCGTCGAACTGCTCGTAAACCTCGAACATCGCGGCACCACTGGCGCGGAGGAAGACACTGGCGACGGCGCTGGCATCATGCTCCAGATTCCCCACGACTTCTTCGCCGCCGAGATTGACGCCGACCTCGGCGCGCCACGAACCTACGCCGTCGGCTCCCTCTTTCTCCCCCAGAACGACGACGCACGCGACGCTGTGACAGCCGTCGTCGAAGACGCACTCGCAGACCAGCACCTCGACGTGCTCGCCTGGCGCGACGTTCCAACCGACAACGCGGCGCTCGGCCAGACTGCACTCGACGCCGAACCGCACATCGCGCAGGTGTTCGTCAAACCCGCCGCCGACGTAGACGTGACCGCCTTCGACCGCCGACTTTACGTTGCCCACCGAACCGTCGAGAAGGCCGTCGAAGCCGCCGATATCGAAAACAGCGACCGTTTCTACCTCTGCTCGCTCGACCGGAAGACGCTCGTCTACAAGGGTCTGCTCAAGGCAGACCAGCTCGCGGGCTACTTCCCGGACCTCACCGACGACCGGGTCGCTTCTAACTTCGTGCTCGTCCACGCGCGGTTCTCCACGAACACGCTCGGTGCGTGGCACCTCGCCCACCCGTACCGCCGGATGATTCACAACGGCGAAATCAACACCATCCGGGGGAACATCAACTGGATGCGCGCCCGGGAGACTGACCTGGCGAGCGACGTGCTCGGCGACGACTTAGACGACATTCGGCCGATCATCGCGGACGAAAATCAGAGCGACACCGCCTCCGTCGACAACGTCCTCGACTTGCTGCTCGCGGAGGGGAAATCGCTGCCACACGCGCTTCGCATGCTCATCCCCGAGGCGTGGAGAAACGTCGATATCGCAGACGACCGCCGCGACTGGTACGACTTTCACGCCTCGCTCATGGAACCGTGGGACGGTCCGGCGCTCGTCGCCGCGACCGACGGCGACCGCGTGGGCGCGGTGCTTGACCGCAACGGCCTGCGCCCGTGTCGCTACGACATCACGAGCGATGGTCGGCTCATCATGGCCTCCGAAGTCGGCGCTCTCGAAACCGACCCGGCGAACATCGAGGAACGCGGTCGCCTCCAGCCCGGGCAACTGTTCCTCGCCGACCCCGAACAGGGGCGCGTCGTCCCGGACGACGACGTGTTCGCGGACCTCGTGGACCCGAAATACGGCCAGTGGGTCGCAGACCAGCAGGTCAGACTCACGGACCTCAACGTCGCCGACGCGGACGCGACGGTTCCCGAGAACCTTCGCAACCGGCAGGCGCTATTTGGCTACACCTACGACGAACTCGACAACCTGCTCGAACCGATGGCTCGCAAGGGCAAGGACCCGGTCGGGTCGATGGGCGACGACACGCCGCTGTCGGTGCTCTCTGATTACAACCGGCCGCTGTTTAGCTACTTCAAGCAACTGTTCGCCCAGGTGACGAACCCGCCGCTCGACTACATCCGGGAGGAACTGGTCACGTCGCTCGAAACGCGACTCGGTCACCAGCGCAACCTGCTCGCCGAATCGCCCGAACACGCGAACCAGCTCGTCTGTGACTCGCCCATCTTCCGCACCGAGGAACTCGACTCGATTCGCGGACTGAACACCCTCTCTGTAACCACGCTCGACGCGACGTACGACCCCGACGAGGGACTCGAAGCCGGCGTCGAAGCCATCCGCGAAGGGGCGACGAAAGCGGCCGCAGCACACGACATCGTCGTCCTCTCCGACCGCGACGCTGGCCCGGACCGCGCCCCGATTCCGAGCCTCCTGCTCACGGGTGCGGTCCACCACCACCTCGTGCGCAACGGTCTTCGCAACCACTGTGGCCTCGTCATCGAATCGGGCGACCCGCGCGAGGTCCACCACATGGCGACGCTCGTCGGCTACGGTGCGGACGCCATCAACCCGTACCTCGCCTTCGAGACCATCGCGGACCTCGTCGCCGGCCCGGACGGCGCAGACCCCGTCGCCGCCGTTGACGCCTACGTCGGCGCGCTCGAAGACGGCCTGCTCAAAATCATGGCGAAGATGGGCATCTCGACAGTCGAGAGCTACCAGGGTGCGCAGATTTTCGAAGCGGTCGGCCTCGACTCCGACTTCGTCGCCGAGTACTTCGAGGGGACCGAGAACCGCACGGAGGGCATCGGCATCGAGGAAATCGAAGGCGACCTGCTCGAACGCCACGCGACGGCCTTCGCTGAGGACGCCAACCTGAAGCGGGTCGGAGAGTACGAACACCGCTCCAGTGGCATCTTCCACGGCTGGAACCCACAGTCGGTCGGCACGCTCCAGCAATCGGTGCGCAGCGGCGATTACTCGCGGTACAAGGAGTTCGCGGCGCAGATGAACGACCAGAACGAGCAACTCCAGACGCTGCGGGGCCTGCTCGAATTCGACGACAGCCGCGACTCGATACCCATCGAGGAAGTCGAATCAATCGAGTCCATCGTGAAACGCTTCTCGACGGCCGCGATGAGTCTCGGGTCGCTCTCACCCGAAGCCCACGAGAACAACTCCATCGCGATGAACCGCCTCGGCGCGAAGTCGAACACCGGCGAGGGTGGCGAACCCCCAGAACGCTTCGGCACCGAAAAGGAGTGTAACGTAAAGCAAGTCGCCTCGGGGCGCTTCGGCGTCACGAGCCACTACCTCTCCTCGGCCGACGAACTGCAAATCAAGATGGCCCAGGGGTCGAAGCCCGGCGAGGGCGGCCACCTCCCCGGCCAGAAGGTAAACGACATGATCGCCCACGTCCGGTACGCGACGCCGGGGGTCGGCCTCATCTCGCCGCCGCCGCTCCACGACATCTACAGCATCGAGGACCTGAAACAGCTCATCCACGACCTCAAAGTCGCAAACGAGAACGCAGACATCAACGTCAAACTCGTCTCCGAGGCTGGCATCGGCACGATTGCAGCGGGTGTCGCGAAGGCCAACGCCGACGTGGTCCACATCAGCGGCCACTCCGGTGGGACGGGTGCGAGTCCGCGCACGTCCATCAAGAACGCGGGCCTGCCGTGGGAACTCGGCCTCGCGGAGGCGAACCAGATGCTCTGTCAGACCGGCCTGCGCTCGCGTATCCGCGTGACCGCAGACGGCGGGCTGAAGACGGGCCGCGACGTGGCCGTCGCCGCCCTGCTCGGCGCAGAGGAGTACGTCTTCGGAACGGCGAGTCTCGTCACTTCCGGCTGTGTGATGGCCCGTCAGTGTCACAAGAACACCTGTCCGGTCGGCGTCGCCACGCAGGACGAGAACCTGCGCCGGCGGTTCCCCGGCGAACCACAGCACGTCATCAACTACATGACGTTCATCGCGGAGGAACTGCGCGAAATCATGGCCGACCTCGGCTTCCGCACGGTCGAGGAGATGGTCGGCCGCGTAGAGGCGCTCGAACAACGCACCGACGTGAGCCAGGAGAAAGCGAAGAAAGTTGACCTCTCTGCGGTGCTCGCGCCCCTCGCGGGCGAGGCGCGGACGAAGACCGAAGAACAGAACCACGACCTCGATTCGCAACTTGACCACGCGCTCATCGAGCAGGCGATGCCCGCCTTACAGCGCCGCGAACCGGTCGCCATCGAGAGTGGCATTACGAACGTCGACCGTGCGGTCGGCGCGATGCTCTCGAACCGCATTTCGACGAAATTCGGCGGCGACGGCCTCGCGGACGACACCATCGCCATCGACTTCGAGGGGACAGCGGGCCAGTCCTTTGGCGCGTTCCTCGCTTCGGGCGTCACGATGCACCTGACGGGCATCGCCAACGACTACGTCGGCAAGGGGCTCTCGGGCGGCAAAATCGCCGTCCAGACACCCCCAACGGCGTCCTACGCCGCGGACGAAAACGTCCTCATCGGTAACGTTGCCTTCTACGGCGCGACCGAGGGTGAAGCCTACATCAACGGCATCGCCGGCGAGCGGTTCTGCGTGCGTAACTCCGGCGTGAAAGCCGTCGTCGAAGGCGTCGGTGACCATGGCTGTGAATACATGACTGGTGGGGTCGCCGTCGTCCTCGGCGAGACGGGCAAGAACTTCGCCGCCGGGATGTCCGGTGGCGTGGCCTACGTCTTCGACGAGAACGATACGCTCGCCGGAAAAGCGAACACAGGCATGGTCAGTCTGGAACGCGACCTCGCAGAGCGCGACCGCCGCATGCTAAAGCGTCTGGTCGAGAATCACGCGGCCTACACTGGCAGCGAGCGGGCGAAGCGCCTGCTCGAAAACTGGGACGCCGCGCTCACGAGCTTCGTGAAGGTGATGCCGGACGCCTACGCCGAGGTCATCGGCGAGCGCGACACGGAGGACGTGCGCACGGAACTCCCACAGTCGGCCACGGAGTTTACAGAGGCCCCGGCGGGAAACGGTTTCGCGCTCTCTGACGACTGA
- the proS gene encoding proline--tRNA ligase, with amino-acid sequence MSGEQELGVTESKEHNPGEWYAEVVQKANLADYAPMGGFIVTKPRGYALWEGIQENLDGWFKETGAQNAYFPLFIPESYLEREKDIVEGFDPEVAWVTHGGHNELEERLAVRPTSESIIAPYMAKWVRSHRDLPLRLNQWCSVVRWEATDTKPFFRTKEFLWQEGHTAHESQAEAWDETMTRLDQYEKLYTDVLAIPVLKGRKPEHDKFPGAHTTTTTEALMPDGKSVQGATSHYLGQSFAEAFDLTYTDVDEVEQVAHTTSWGLSWRAVGALIMTHSDDQGLIVPPTIAQEQVVIVPIWNEDNREEVLDYAEDIRDELDAGGIRVELDDRDERNPGFKYNEWELKGVPLRIEVGGYEVEDEEVTLVHRPDGENVTEDNDENLAATVQSHLDTIYDKLYAAAEERLYENVREADNRNEILGTIGQHGGYVKTPWCGEESCETEIKDTIAAEIVMVPLDRDEEPIGDTCAICGEDAHETAYFAKSY; translated from the coding sequence ATGAGCGGAGAGCAGGAACTCGGTGTCACAGAGAGCAAAGAACACAACCCCGGCGAGTGGTACGCCGAGGTCGTCCAGAAGGCGAATCTGGCTGACTACGCGCCGATGGGCGGCTTCATCGTCACGAAGCCCCGCGGCTACGCCCTCTGGGAGGGGATTCAGGAAAACCTGGACGGGTGGTTCAAAGAAACCGGCGCACAGAACGCCTACTTCCCGCTCTTCATCCCGGAAAGCTACCTCGAACGCGAGAAGGACATCGTCGAGGGGTTCGACCCGGAAGTCGCGTGGGTCACCCACGGCGGGCACAACGAACTCGAAGAGCGCCTCGCCGTTCGCCCGACGAGCGAGTCCATCATCGCCCCGTACATGGCGAAATGGGTGCGCAGTCACCGTGACCTGCCCCTTCGACTGAACCAGTGGTGTTCGGTCGTGCGCTGGGAGGCGACGGACACGAAGCCGTTCTTCCGGACCAAAGAATTCCTCTGGCAGGAGGGTCACACCGCCCACGAGAGCCAGGCCGAGGCCTGGGACGAGACGATGACCCGCCTCGACCAGTACGAAAAGCTCTACACCGACGTTCTCGCCATCCCCGTCCTCAAAGGACGGAAACCGGAACACGACAAGTTCCCCGGCGCGCACACGACCACGACGACGGAGGCGCTCATGCCCGACGGCAAGTCGGTTCAGGGCGCGACGAGCCACTATCTCGGGCAGAGTTTCGCCGAAGCGTTCGACCTCACCTACACCGACGTAGACGAAGTCGAGCAGGTCGCCCACACCACGTCGTGGGGCCTCTCCTGGCGCGCGGTCGGTGCGCTCATCATGACGCACTCCGACGACCAGGGCCTCATCGTACCGCCGACAATCGCCCAGGAACAGGTCGTCATCGTCCCCATCTGGAACGAGGACAACCGCGAGGAGGTGCTCGATTACGCAGAAGACATTAGAGACGAGCTGGACGCCGGTGGCATCCGCGTCGAACTTGACGACCGCGACGAGCGCAATCCCGGCTTCAAGTACAACGAATGGGAACTCAAGGGCGTCCCACTGCGCATCGAAGTCGGCGGCTACGAGGTCGAAGACGAGGAGGTCACGCTCGTCCACCGCCCCGACGGCGAGAACGTCACCGAGGACAACGACGAGAACCTCGCGGCGACCGTCCAGTCGCACCTCGACACCATCTACGACAAACTCTACGCGGCCGCAGAAGAACGCCTCTACGAGAACGTCCGCGAGGCGGACAACCGAAACGAAATCCTCGGGACGATTGGCCAACACGGCGGCTACGTGAAGACGCCGTGGTGCGGTGAGGAGTCCTGCGAGACGGAAATCAAGGACACCATTGCCGCGGAAATCGTCATGGTCCCGCTAGACCGCGACGAGGAACCTATCGGCGACACCTGCGCTATCTGTGGCGAAGATGCCCACGAGACGGCATACTTTGCCAAATCCTACTAA
- a CDS encoding beta-CASP ribonuclease aCPSF1: MSTVERQLEDLKETITSELPSNITVSDVKYEGPELVIYTRDPKEFAQNGDLIRTLASKLRKRITVRPDPDVLTAPETAREQILSVIPEEAGVTDLDFHIDTGEVVIEAAKPGMVIGRHGSTLREITQKVGWTPEVVRTPPIESSTVSNVRNFLKQEREERRDILERIGRQIHRREMSKEDWVRITTLGCCREVGRASFLLSTPETRILIDCGDKPGAEDEVPYLHVPEVTPLNSIDAVVLTHAHLDHSALLPLLFKYGYDGPVYTTEPTRDLMGLLQLDYLDVAAKEGRTPPYESEMVRETIKHTIPLEFGDVTDIAPDIKLTLHNSGHILGSAIAHFHIGDGLYNVAFSGDIHYKDTRLFNGAVNEFPRVETLVLESTYGGRNDYQTDQADSEARLIEIINETHEKGGKVLIPAFAVGRSQEIMLVLEEAMREGKIPRMPVHLDGMIWEATAIHTTYPEYLRDDLRDRIFHENENPFLAPEFNHIDGGEEERQDVTDGGPAIILSTSGMVTGGPIMSWLEHLGGDERTTLVFVGYQAQGTLGRRIQNGWDEIPINDGAGRSNTLKLNMNVETVDGFSGHADRKGLMDFVRTMNPRPEKVLCVHGDESSTQDLSSALYHEFNMRTFAPKNLETFRFL, encoded by the coding sequence ATGAGTACTGTAGAACGGCAACTTGAGGATTTGAAAGAAACGATTACGAGCGAACTGCCGAGCAACATCACCGTCTCCGACGTCAAGTACGAGGGGCCGGAGCTCGTCATTTACACACGCGACCCAAAGGAGTTCGCCCAGAACGGCGACCTGATTCGGACGCTCGCCAGCAAGCTCCGCAAACGCATCACGGTTCGACCGGACCCCGACGTGCTCACCGCGCCAGAGACGGCGCGCGAGCAGATTCTCTCAGTCATCCCCGAGGAAGCGGGCGTCACTGACCTCGATTTCCACATCGACACTGGCGAGGTCGTCATCGAAGCAGCGAAACCTGGGATGGTCATCGGCCGCCACGGTTCGACGCTTCGTGAAATCACGCAGAAGGTGGGCTGGACGCCGGAAGTCGTCCGCACCCCACCAATCGAGTCCTCCACGGTCTCGAACGTGCGTAATTTCCTGAAGCAGGAACGCGAAGAACGCCGCGACATCTTAGAGCGCATTGGACGCCAGATTCACCGCCGCGAGATGTCCAAAGAGGACTGGGTTCGCATCACGACCCTCGGGTGCTGTCGCGAAGTTGGTCGCGCAAGCTTCCTCCTTTCGACGCCCGAAACCCGCATCCTCATCGACTGTGGTGACAAACCGGGTGCAGAAGACGAGGTGCCCTACCTCCACGTCCCCGAGGTCACGCCGCTCAACTCCATCGACGCGGTCGTGCTGACTCATGCTCACTTGGACCACTCCGCCCTGCTGCCGCTGCTGTTCAAGTACGGCTACGACGGGCCAGTCTACACGACTGAACCGACCCGCGACCTGATGGGCCTGCTCCAGCTCGACTACCTCGACGTGGCCGCGAAGGAAGGCCGAACGCCGCCGTACGAGTCCGAGATGGTGCGCGAGACCATCAAGCACACAATCCCGCTCGAATTCGGCGACGTGACGGACATCGCGCCAGACATCAAACTCACGCTCCACAACTCCGGGCACATCCTCGGAAGCGCCATCGCCCATTTCCACATCGGCGACGGCCTCTACAACGTGGCGTTCTCCGGCGACATCCACTATAAGGACACGCGCCTGTTCAACGGCGCGGTCAACGAGTTCCCGCGCGTCGAGACGCTCGTCCTCGAATCGACCTACGGCGGGCGCAACGACTACCAGACTGACCAGGCGGACTCGGAGGCGCGCCTCATCGAAATCATCAACGAGACCCACGAGAAGGGCGGGAAGGTGCTGATTCCGGCGTTCGCCGTCGGTCGCTCCCAGGAAATCATGCTCGTGCTGGAAGAGGCCATGCGCGAGGGCAAGATTCCGAGGATGCCCGTCCACCTAGACGGGATGATCTGGGAGGCGACGGCGATTCACACGACCTACCCAGAGTACCTCCGCGACGACCTGCGCGACCGCATCTTCCACGAGAACGAGAACCCGTTCCTCGCCCCCGAGTTCAACCACATCGACGGCGGCGAGGAGGAGCGCCAGGACGTCACCGACGGCGGTCCGGCTATCATCCTCTCGACCTCCGGGATGGTCACTGGCGGCCCCATCATGTCCTGGCTCGAACACCTCGGTGGCGACGAGCGCACGACGCTCGTCTTCGTCGGCTACCAGGCACAGGGGACGCTCGGGCGACGCATCCAGAACGGCTGGGACGAGATTCCAATCAACGACGGTGCCGGTCGCTCGAACACGCTCAAGCTCAACATGAACGTGGAGACGGTCGACGGCTTCTCCGGCCACGCAGACCGAAAGGGTCTGATGGACTTCGTGCGCACCATGAACCCACGGCCCGAGAAGGTGCTCTGTGTCCACGGGGACGAGTCCTCGACGCAGGACCTCTCGTCTGCGCTCTACCACGAGTTCAACATGCGCACCTTCGCGCCGAAGAACCTCGAGACGTTCCGCTTCCTCTAA
- a CDS encoding MaoC family dehydratase: protein MSPLRTGERNGFGFPESFGITTQSSGMPLRYFEDLSVGETHDVGPVQFTEADIVAFAEQYDPQPFHTDPDAAREGPFAGLVASGWHTCAATFRPIVADVFSNLAFAGGWGVDELRWRRPVRPGDALSVSVELVEKRPRDDRRGDVDYDIVVKNQHEETVVTYRDHVMVERRGG, encoded by the coding sequence GTGTCGCCACTACGTACCGGAGAACGTAACGGCTTCGGCTTCCCCGAGAGCTTTGGTATCACGACCCAATCGTCTGGCATGCCGCTGCGCTACTTCGAGGACCTTTCCGTCGGGGAGACTCACGACGTGGGTCCAGTCCAATTCACCGAGGCGGACATCGTCGCCTTCGCAGAACAGTACGACCCCCAGCCGTTTCACACTGACCCGGACGCGGCGCGTGAGGGCCCCTTCGCTGGGCTCGTCGCGAGCGGGTGGCACACCTGCGCGGCGACGTTCCGCCCCATCGTCGCCGACGTGTTCTCGAACCTGGCCTTCGCTGGCGGGTGGGGGGTAGACGAGTTGCGGTGGCGTCGGCCCGTCCGTCCGGGCGATGCACTCTCCGTGTCGGTCGAACTGGTCGAAAAGCGCCCGCGTGACGACCGTCGCGGTGACGTAGACTACGATATCGTCGTGAAAAATCAGCACGAGGAGACGGTGGTCACCTACCGCGACCACGTGATGGTAGAACGGCGCGGTGGTTAG
- a CDS encoding DsbA family protein codes for MSLTRRQLLVASGAVGTAALAGCLGGGGGGYELEPRSDAALDSPAANAPLPESPGDHTYATMGSSDAPKITYFGNWKCPACKLFSTDDSRALGLSTIVTDYVEPGDLALEFRALSYGSNGSPFLGEDAPRAAQAGLAVWNVDPEHYWPFHEYVFANQPPEDKQWATTENLKILAEEAGVNSIDEFESQLDSGQYEDAVKATTDAANQASVSGTPTLVIDGTGYSPFEKERTRSAIESLVNGGN; via the coding sequence ATGTCCCTCACGCGACGACAACTCCTCGTGGCCAGTGGCGCTGTCGGAACCGCGGCCCTCGCCGGCTGTCTCGGCGGCGGTGGCGGCGGCTACGAACTCGAACCGCGAAGCGACGCAGCCCTCGACTCGCCTGCGGCAAACGCCCCGCTCCCCGAATCGCCGGGCGACCACACCTACGCGACGATGGGGTCGTCCGACGCGCCGAAAATCACCTACTTCGGGAACTGGAAGTGTCCAGCCTGCAAGCTGTTTTCGACCGACGACTCGCGGGCGCTCGGGCTCTCGACAATCGTGACCGACTACGTCGAACCCGGCGATCTGGCACTCGAATTTCGCGCCCTCTCCTACGGGAGCAACGGGAGTCCGTTCCTCGGCGAAGACGCCCCGCGCGCCGCCCAGGCCGGACTCGCGGTGTGGAACGTAGACCCCGAACACTACTGGCCGTTCCACGAGTACGTGTTCGCGAACCAGCCGCCGGAAGACAAGCAGTGGGCGACCACCGAGAACCTCAAAATTCTCGCAGAGGAGGCGGGCGTCAACTCCATCGACGAGTTCGAATCACAACTCGACTCCGGCCAGTACGAGGACGCCGTGAAGGCAACCACAGACGCGGCCAATCAGGCTAGCGTGAGCGGAACGCCGACGCTCGTCATCGACGGGACGGGCTACTCGCCGTTCGAAAAGGAACGAACCCGTTCGGCCATCGAATCGCTCGTCAATGGCGGCAACTGA
- a CDS encoding disulfide bond formation protein B, whose amino-acid sequence MAATELRAKHLLAAATAVATVATVGSLYLSLGLGLVPCELCWYQRILMYPLVVILGVATLESRVEVFKMVLPLSVLGLGIAAYHSYIQLVPTAAVTSCSFDAGGSSCSAVLFKVAGLTVPNLSLIAFVLITGLVVAALRR is encoded by the coding sequence ATGGCGGCAACTGAACTGAGGGCGAAACACCTGCTCGCCGCGGCGACAGCCGTCGCCACCGTCGCCACGGTCGGCAGTCTCTACTTGAGCCTCGGCCTCGGCCTCGTTCCCTGTGAATTGTGCTGGTACCAGCGCATCCTGATGTACCCGCTCGTCGTGATTCTCGGTGTGGCAACGCTCGAATCTCGCGTCGAGGTGTTCAAGATGGTGCTCCCGCTCTCGGTGCTTGGCCTTGGAATCGCCGCGTACCACTCCTACATCCAACTCGTCCCGACAGCAGCGGTGACGAGTTGTAGCTTCGACGCCGGCGGGTCGAGTTGCAGCGCGGTGCTGTTCAAAGTCGCCGGCCTCACCGTCCCGAACCTCTCGCTCATCGCCTTCGTTCTCATCACGGGCCTCGTCGTGGCCGCACTCCGGCGCTGA
- a CDS encoding EamA family transporter, whose protein sequence is MSNNLAVVFALVAMVSWGVWAVFADMATRSLEPEVAMIISYIVGIVIALGYVLALGKDLSVGGPGLTFAIAAGVFSGIAAVAFYAGLSAGRTGIVTTVSALYFVVAAIIAVLVLGDSMDLSDIVGVGFAILAVVMLAR, encoded by the coding sequence ATGAGCAACAATCTCGCCGTCGTCTTCGCGCTCGTCGCGATGGTCTCGTGGGGCGTGTGGGCCGTCTTCGCCGACATGGCGACACGCTCGCTCGAACCCGAGGTGGCCATGATTATCTCCTACATCGTCGGCATCGTCATCGCCCTCGGCTACGTTCTCGCGCTCGGAAAAGACCTGAGCGTCGGCGGGCCGGGCCTCACCTTCGCCATCGCTGCGGGCGTCTTTTCGGGCATCGCCGCCGTCGCCTTCTACGCCGGGTTGAGTGCGGGGCGAACTGGCATCGTGACCACCGTGAGTGCGCTGTACTTCGTCGTCGCCGCCATCATCGCGGTTCTCGTCCTTGGCGACTCGATGGACCTCTCTGACATCGTCGGCGTCGGCTTTGCCATCCTTGCCGTCGTGATGCTGGCGCGGTAG
- a CDS encoding GYD domain-containing protein has product MPKFAVLAKRTEKGRTITPDENKERRRIGTEMIHDVGGEIDTLYYGTGPYHFVLIVDLPDAAALAKLQIAYESLGLMEIEGYEVFDPAHWDEILEGAPSKSM; this is encoded by the coding sequence ATGCCAAAGTTTGCGGTGCTGGCAAAGCGGACTGAGAAAGGGCGGACGATTACGCCCGACGAGAACAAAGAACGGCGGCGTATCGGGACCGAGATGATACACGACGTGGGTGGTGAAATCGATACGCTCTACTACGGAACTGGCCCGTACCACTTCGTCCTGATCGTCGACTTGCCGGACGCGGCCGCCCTCGCGAAACTCCAGATTGCCTACGAGTCGCTCGGCCTCATGGAGATAGAGGGCTACGAGGTTTTCGACCCGGCACACTGGGACGAGATTCTCGAAGGTGCCCCGTCGAAGTCGATGTAG